One part of the Arabidopsis thaliana chromosome 1 sequence genome encodes these proteins:
- a CDS encoding cyclin (Cyclin family protein; FUNCTIONS IN: cyclin-dependent protein kinase regulator activity; INVOLVED IN: regulation of cell cycle; LOCATED IN: endomembrane system, nucleus; EXPRESSED IN: male gametophyte, pollen tube; EXPRESSED DURING: L mature pollen stage, M germinated pollen stage; CONTAINS InterPro DOMAIN/s: Cyclin, C-terminal (InterPro:IPR004367), Cyclin-like (InterPro:IPR011028), Cyclin-related (InterPro:IPR013763), Cyclin, N-terminal (InterPro:IPR006671), Cyclin, A/B/D/E (InterPro:IPR014400), Cyclin (InterPro:IPR006670); BEST Arabidopsis thaliana protein match is: Cyclin B2;3 (TAIR:AT1G20610.1); Has 3281 Blast hits to 3278 proteins in 328 species: Archae - 0; Bacteria - 0; Metazoa - 1609; Fungi - 468; Plants - 793; Viruses - 0; Other Eukaryotes - 411 (source: NCBI BLink).), with translation MNYSNNYIEHQNKKKTIIIFFRQFKKQKPMLRMGVHLVVINKNTFNFFNRQNNYFNSGKTKKIFVIDRFLAVHQIVRKKLQLVGVTALLLACKYEEVSVPVVDDLILISDKAYSRREVLDMEKLMANTLQFNFSLPTPYVFMKRFLKAAQSDKKLEILSFFMIELCLVEYEMLEYLPSKLAASAIYTAQCTLKGFEEWSKTCEFHTGYNEEQLLACARKMVAFHHKAGTGKLTGSTTHLSSFMLQEVNQLGFCFKGGKNYNKNLI, from the exons ATGAATTatagtaataattatattgaacatcaaaataaaaaaaaaaccataatcatatttttccgacaattcaaaaaacaaaaaccgatGCTACGCATGGGTGTTCATCTAgttgtaattaataaaaacacatttaacttttttaatcgacaaaataattattttaactcT GGAAAAACTAAGAAGATTTTTGTCATCGACAGATTCCTTGCGGTTCATCAAATCGTGAGGAAAAAGCTTCAGCTTGTTGGTGTTACTGCTTTGTTGCTCGCATGTAAATATGAAGAAGTTTCAGTTCCAGTGGTAGATGATCTCATCTTGATCTCTGACAAAGCTTACTCTAGAAGAGAAGTGCTAGATATG GAGAAGCTAATGGCCAACACCTTGCAATTCAATTTCTCTCTACCAACTCCATATGTTTTCATGAAACGATTTCTCAAAGCTGCCCAATCTGACAAGAAG CTTGAGATTTTATCATTCTTTATGATCGAGCTTTGCCTTGTGGAGTATGAGATGCTAGAGTATCTTCCATCTAAGCTGGCGGCCTCAGCAATCTACACTGCTCAGTGTACACTTAAGGGATTTGAAGAATGGAGCAAAACCTGTGAGTTTCACACAGGCTACAACGAAGAACAGCTACT GGCATGTGCGAGAAAGATGGTTGCTTTTCATCACAAGGCAGGAACAGGGAAGCTCACAGGAAGTACAACACATCTAAGTTCTTTCATGCTGCAAGAAGTGAACCAGCTGGGTTTCTGCTTTAAGGGAggaaaaaactataataagaATCTAATATGA